Genomic window (Pseudomonadota bacterium):
GTGTTTCCGGTGCGGCTGCCATAATCGGCAACGGGGCTGAGCAGTTCGATCACAACACTGTTAAGAAATTCGAGCAGTTGCCCATCAAACTCGGCAAACTCAATCCGGCCTATTTCCTTATGATAGCCACCGGCGAGGACATGGCTATAACACAGATCGAAGGTTCTTTCCCGCAAGACCCGATCACGGATCCGGAACTGAGGGAAGAATTCATTAAAAAGTGGGTCGCGGTCCCGGATAAAAAGTTCCATGACTGGTTCCGGCAGTGGGTAAAACGTGATCAGTTGCCCGACGATGCCATGTGCGCTATTACCGATTGGAACGAGTGCATGCACTACCTTGATGATGCCTTGGGATTCTGCGGATTCGTTTCCTCATTCCGGGGCCAGTTTGGTGGCACTACAGGATATCACGTATGGAATATGCCGCAGATAATCACCCACGCGACGGGGATCGAGTTTGACAAAGACAGATTATGGGAATGCTTCCAGAGGGACCGGAATCTGATCAGGGCCCTCAATAATAGATTGGGTCTGAGAAGATACATGGAGAGGCCGCCGGAGGATCACTGGGCGGTCAGGAATGAGGAGTACGAGCAGCAGTTGCTGACCAAATATTATGACTTCAAAGGTTGGACCTTTGACGGGATTCCGACCAAAGAGAACCTGGAGCGACTGAGCTTGGGCTATGTGGCCGAAGATTTGATCAAGAGGGGCGTTTTAACCGGCAATGAAGCTACCGCCCTCAATGATCCCAGGGCCAAGAAAGAGAAGGAATAAAGGAAGGGGGCATCACCGTGGAGAACAATGTTAAAAGAACAAGAATAGTAAGAAATATAAAAGTAGATACAAAGAAATGCGTGGGCTGCAAGGCCTGTGAGATAGCATGCTCTGCCTTCCACGCCATACCCAGATACAGCTCGATTAATATTGCACGTTCCCGGATCATGGTAGTTATGGATGAAATGCAAGATATCTTTGTGCCTATACGTGCGGGCGAATATACTGAAGCAGAATGTAACGGGAGAAATATTTATGTGATCGACGGCAAGGAATACAGCGAATGTACCTTCTGCCCGGCTTCCTGTCCCTCAAGAGACGCATTCAAAGATCCCGATTCCGGTCTCCCTCTCAAATGCGATATGTGTGACAGTGAACCGCCTCTGGAAAAACCTATGTGCGTAGATGCATGCACCTTTGGCGCATTAACTTATGAAGAAAGGGAAGAAGAGGAAAAAGAAGTAAAAGAAGTAAAAGTAAAAGGCGATGAAATAGAGATAGGATTAAAATCCTTGATAAGAAAGTATGGACTGAAGAAGATAATGGATACTGCTGCCCGGGTGTCAAAAGAATAGACCATTAACGCAAAAAAAGAGGATTAAGGAAGATAATGGAAACAGTAGCCCCCTTCAAAGAAGTAATTGATGAGATAAATCAGGGCGGTGGAGATGCCGTCAAATACTGCTATCAGTGCGGAAAATGCGATACGGTGTGTCCCTGGAACAGGGTGAGAAAATTCAGTATGCGCAAGCTTATCCAGGAGGCTTCACTCGGTTTGACTGAGGTGGAACGTGAGGAAATATGGCGTTGCTCAACTTGTGGAAAGTGCACTCAACAATGTCCGAGAGATGTAAGACAGATAAATGATATGGTATCTTTGCGCAGGATGGCTACAGGATACGGTATTTTTCCTGCCGCTGTCAAGCCTGTCCGGGCTGTAAGCTCAGGTCTTACTGCACAAGGCAATCCCTTCAATGAAGACCGTAAAATCAGGGCAGCTTGGGCAGAAGGTCTCAATGTTAAGCCTTTTGTGGAAGGGATGGATGTTTTATATTTCCCATGCTGTTACGCAAGTTATGACCCGAGATTAAAGAGTGTAGCAAAAGCCACAGCCAGAATACTGAATAAGGCAGGAGTAGACTTCGGGGTACTGGGTGAAAAGGAGAATTGCTGCGGAGAAAGTATTCGCAAAACCGGCAACGAGGAAGTGTTCAAACGCCTGGTTAAGGAAAACAGCAAAACTTTTATCGAAAATGGAGTAAAGAAAATCGTTGTTTCTTCTCCCCATTGTTATCATACCTTTAAAAACGAATATCCCGAATTCAATGTAAACTTTAAAGTAGTACATATATCCCAGTACATATATGAGCTTATCAATGAAGGAAAGCTTGAAATCATCAAGGAATACGGAAAGAAAATCACTTATCATGACCCCTGTTACCTCGGCAGGCATAATGGCGTATATGATGAACCGCGGGAGGTTTTAAAGAATATACCCGGTTTGGAACTGGTTGAGATGACTGAATCCCGGCAGGATAGTATGTGCTGCGGAATGGGAGGAGGCAGGATTTGGATGGAAACCGAAAAGCATGAAAGATTCTCCAACCTCAGAGTGGATCAGGCTCTTGAACTTGGGGCTGAAGAACTGGTCACTGCCTGTCCTTATTGTATCACCGCTCTTGAGGACAGCAGGTTAGTTATGAATCATGCTGATAATATAGAGATTAAGGATATTACAGAGATTATTCAGGAAGTAATTTGAGACGTTTTAAAAATCTGATGAGGGCATAAAGAAGTGGAGAAAGAAATAGTGGAAAAAGAACAGATTGAGCAGTTTTGTAAAAGTCTTGCAGACAATAATGTCGGAGATGTTATGGTTGTCGGGGGAGGGATCAGCGGCATTCAAGCCTCTCTTGATCTTGCCTCGGCGGGTTTTAAGGTCTACCTGGTTGACAAGTCGCCTGCTATTGGCGGCCACATGGCTCAGCTTGACAAAACCTTCCCGACCAATGACTGTTCCATGTGTATTGAATCTCCTAAGTTTATTGAATGTCATAGACATCCCAACATAGAAATTTTGACCTATACTGAGGTTGACAGGATAGAGGGAGAAGCAGGCGAATTCAAAGTGACCCTGAATAAAAAACCCAGATATATTGAAGAAGAGAAATGTACGGGTTGCGGTACCTGTGTAGAATTCTGCCCGATCAATGTCAAGGATGAATATAATCAGAACCTGTCTTTAAATAAAGCCGTTCATATATATTTTTCTCAGGCAGTTCCCCTTGTCACTTATATAGATCCTGAAAAGTGCTCCTTCCTTCAGAACGGGAGATGTACTATCTGTGCAGGTGTCTGTAAGAATAAGGCAATAAATCTTTATCAAAAGCCGGAAAGAGTAGAAATAGAGGTAGGGGCGATAGTCCTGTCGCCGGGTTTTGATGCCTTTGACCCTAAGTTAAGAGGCGACTACGGTTATGGTAAGATGGAGAATGTGGTAACAAGCCTCGACTTTGAACGGATATTGTGCGCTACCGGGCCATATGAAGGTGAGATAAGACGCCCTTCTGACGGGAGGCATCCGCATAAAATAGCCTGGATTCAATGTGTGGGCTCCAGACAGGTTATTGAAGGCGGCAACAGATATTGTTCAGCTGTATGCTGTGCTTACACCCAGAAGCAAGTGATTTTGACAAAAGACCATGATGCCGATGCTGAGTGTACAATATTCCACAATGATATCCGTTCCTATGGAAAGGATTTTGAACGATTCTACCAGAGAGCGGAAGACCTTCCCGGAATCAAGTTTATAAGAAGCTATGTATCAATAGGAAAAGAGATCCCGGAAAGCAAGAATGTAACTATAAGATACTCTACTTTTGATAATGGAGTTAAAGAAGAAGAATTCGATATGGTAGTGTTGTCGGTTGGGTTAAACCCTCCCGGTGATGCTGAAGAACTGGCGAATAAATTCGGTGTCGAACTCGGTCCTCAGGGATTCTGTAAAATTAATCCTTTTAATCCTATGGAGACCTCCCGTCCGGGAGTTTTTATAAGCGGAGCCTTCCAGGGTCCGATAGATATCCCGGAGTCGGTTGTGACAGCCAGCGGGGCGGATGCCCTTTGCAGTCAACTTCTTGCCGCAAGGCGTGGACAACTTGCAAAAACAAGGGAATATCCAGCGGAAAGGGATGTCTCGGAAGAGGAACTGAAAGTCGGGGTTTTTGTATGTCACTGCGGAGCTAATATTGGAAGAGTTGTCAATGTTCCCTCGGTAGTCGAATACGCTCTGACCTTAGATAATGTTGCCCACGCTCAGGAAGCCCTGTTTGCATGTTCTACCGATACTGCCCGGCAGATATCTAATACGATCAAGGAAAAGGGACTCAACCGTGTTGTTGTTGCAGCTTGCACCCCCAGAACGCATGAACCGTTGTTTCGAGACACTGTACGTGAAGGCGGAATAAATCAATATTACTATGAAATGGCTAATATCAGGGAACATTGTTCCTGGGTCCATTCCCGTGAAAAGGAAGTTGCCACCAAAAAAGCAAAGGATATCGTCCGGATGTCTGTAGCACGGGCCTGCTATTTGGAGCCGTTACAGGAATATGAGCTGCCGGTTGACAAAAGAGCCCTGGTGGTCGGAGGAGGCGTGGCAGGCATGACCAGCGCCCTGAGCATAGCCGAACAGGGATTTGAGGTTTTCCTACTGGAAAAAGATAAGGATCTGGGTGGAATGGCTCGAAGGATTCACTACACGCTTGAAGGTCAGGATGTCCAGGAGTATTTACAAGATCTTATTCACAAAGTTTACAGGCACCCATCGCTTCATGTATTTACCGATTGTACCATTAAAGATGTTTCCGGTTACGTAGGAAATTTTATAACCAGAATAACGTCCGAAGGAATGGACAAGGAGATACACCACGGGGTAGCCGTTGTTGCTACAGGTGCTGAAGAATATAAACCAACCGAGTACCTTTACGGGAAAGATGACAGGGTTATGACTCAGTTGGAACTGGAAGAAAAAATCACGAATGGAGACGAAAGGCTTATTAACTCCGAGTGTACGGTGATGATACAGTGTGTGGGCTGCAGAAATGAAGACAGAAACTACTGCAGCAGGATATGCTGCAGCGAGTCTATAAAAAATGCTTTGAAACTGAAAAAAATGAACCCCGGAATGGATATATATATCCTCTACAGAGATATGAGAACCTACGGGTTCAGAGAGGAATATTACTGGGAAGCGGCAGATAAAGGCGTAAGGTTCGTCCGCTATGAGGCGGATGATAAGCCCCAGGTCGAAGCTGCTGTTGAGAGCGGCAAAAAAATTCTGAGGGTTACGGTAACACATCCTGTTTTAGGTAAGAAACTTGCTATAGACGCAGATTCAGTTGCTCTGGCTGCAGCCGTTATTCCTTCTGAAGGAAACAAGAAAATGGCAGCATTTTTCAAAGTATCTTTAAACCAGGATGGTTTTTTCCAGGAAGCCCATGTCAAATTAAGACCTGTTGATTTTGCCGCAGATGGTGTTTTCCTCTGCGGGACTGCGCACTATCCCAAGCATATACCTGAAGCGATCAGTCAGGCTTATGGAGCAGCCGGCCGGGCTGTAACGATCCTTTCAAAGGATCAGGTCACAGCATCAGGAGCTGTTTGCGAGGTGAAAGAAAGTGATTGTGTAACCTGCGGGGCTTGTATTTCAGTTTGTAAATATGGCGCTATAGACTTTTATGAAACACAGCAGGGCAGAAAAGCCAGGGTTAACCCTATTCTCTGTAAAGGAGACGGTCTTTGTAATCAGAAGTGCCCAACAGGGGCAATTTCTCTGAAACATTTTACCGATGAAGAGCTTTTCCACCAGATTGATGAAGCGATTCCAGCCCTTATGTAAAGTTTGCTCATAAACTAAGCAGGGGTTACTGAATTAGTAGGAGATAAGAATGGATACAGGATTTGAGTTTAAACCAAGGATTTTAGGTTTTTTGTGCTTTTGGTGAGGATACGGCGCCGCTGACCTGGCTGGAGTTTCCAGACTGCAATATACGCCTGATATCAGACTTATCCGAGTCATGTGCACCGGCAGAGTTGATCCTGCATTTATATTCCGGGCTTTATCAAACGGAGCAGACGGAGTGTATGTCGGCGGGTGTTGGCCTGGCGAATGCCATTATACAACCGAAGGCAATTATCATGCACTCGGTATGATGCTTCTGCTCAAAAAATTGCTGAAACACATAGGGTTGAACCCGGAAAGGTTAAGGCTTGAATGGGTATCTGCCTCTGAAGGAATCAGATTCGCCGAAGTTATGAACGACGTTGCCAAAAAAATAAAGGAATTAGGACCTCTTGGTAAAGGTGAAGGAATGGACGAAAGTGTGCTTAAGTTCAAACTGGAAGCTGTTAAGAATATACTTCCCTATATTAAGCTTGTGGAAAGGGAGAGACTGAGAGTACCTTTTAATACAGTTGAAGAATATAACAAATTTTTTGCCAGTGATGAGGTAGACAGGATATTCCAGGAAATGATTGTTGATAAACTGGCTGTAAGTGAAATTATGTTACTCCTTCAGGAAAAACCACTCTCAAGTGGAGAAATTTCTAAGTCTCTCGGCCTGAATTCAACTGATGTGGCAAGACACCTCAGCAACTCAGTGAGGCAAGGTTTAGTAAGAATTGATGAAAACCAGAAAGTTCTGCTCCCGTTTAAAATGAAAGAGCAGGCACGGGCTTAGGGGAAAGACGGAGGTTAGGAAGGAATATGGATAACGGTAAAATTGATCAGATCATCGACAAATATAAAGGTAATCCCAGTTCGGTAATCCAGGCATTGCTGGAGATTCAGCGTGAAAATCGCTGGCTTCCTGGCGAAGTGCTGGAAAAGGTTAGCGAGAAATTAGAAGTGCCTTTGAACCGGATACGGCATATAGTTACCTTCTATAAGGCCTTTAGTTTAGTTCCAAAAGGGCGTCATGAAATTCATGTATGTATGGGCACTGCCTGTCATGTGCGCGGTGCGCCGCGTGTCCTTGACACAGTTCAGGATCTGACCGGAATTAAACCCGGCGAAACAAGTTCGGATTTAAAATTCAGCCTGAAGACTGTTAATTGTGTCGGATGCTGTTCTTTAGGGCCGGTAATGGTAATTGATGGAGAATATCACGGCAAAATGGTGCCGGCTAAGTCGGAAGATGTGTTGAAAAACTACGAATAAGGGAAAATTATGACAAAGATAAATTCGCCAGCTGAATTAGAAGAATTCAGAAAGGGCATCTTATCAAAAAGAAATCCAAATAAACCATGCATTGCCGTATGTACTGGAACAGGTTGTCTTGCTCTCGGAGCTCAAAAAGTAGTTGCTGCTTTTAAAGAGGAGATAAAAAAACGGGAACTGGAAACTAAGGTAGATATTGTAGATGTCAGAGAAACAGGATGTCCGGGCTTCTGTGAGAGAGGTCCTGTCATTGTGATATATCCTGAGGAAATATGTTATCTTCAGGTGCAGCCGGGCGATGCAGAAGAGATTATTTCTCAGACTATCATCGGCAGGAAGGTTATCGACAGACTGCTTTATGTTGATTCCGGCACCGGTGAGAAAGCAGTCCATGAATCTGAGATACCATTCTATAAGAATCAGATGCGTCTAATTATCGGCAATAATATTAAGATTGATCCGAAGAGCATTGACGATTATATCGCAGTCGGCGGTTATTCCGCACTGGCTAAAGCCTTTTTTGAGTCGACTCCGGAAAAAGTGATAGATCTGGTGAAAAGCTCCGGCTTAAGAGGAAGGGGAGGCGCCGGATTTTCTACAGGGACTAAATGGGATTTTGCCCGCAGAAGTATTGATGAGACAAAATATGTTGTTGTCAACGCCGATGAGGGAGACCCTGGGGCATTTATGGATAGAGCTATCCTTGAAGGCAACCCTCACTCAATTATTGAAGGCTTGACCATCGGAGCCTATGCTATTGGCGCGCATCAGGGTTATATATACGTCAGACAGGAATACCCCCTGGCAGTGGAGAATGTCACTATCGCCATCAAGAAGGCTCAGGAATATGGTCTACTCGGAAAAAATATTCTCGGCTCAGGATTCGATTTCAACGTTGAAGTACAGCAGGGAGCTGGCGCATTCGTTTGCGGCGAGGAAACTGCTTTGCTCAGATCGCTTGAGGGCAAGCCGGGTGAGCCGAAAGCAAGGCCGCCATATCCGGCTGTAAAAGGCCTCTGGGACAAACCGACAAATATAAATAATGTGGAAACATGGGCTAATGTTCCTTTAATCATTAACAAAGGGGCTGATTCTTTTGCTTCAGTCGGCACAGGCAAGAGTAAAGGCACCAAGATATTTTCCTTAGTCGGCAAGGTGAACAATACCGGCCTTGTAGAAGTCCCCATGGGCATAACGCTGCGAGATATTATCTATAAAATAGGCGGTGGTGTCCCCGGCGGCAAGAAATTCAAGGCAGTACAAACAGGCGGTCCATCAGGAGGTTGTATACCTGAAGAACAGCTGGACATTGCAGTAGACTTTGACGAGCTGGCAAAAGTCGGCGCAATAATGGGTTCAGGCGGCATGATCGTAATGGATGAAGACACCTGTATGGTTGATGTTGCCAAATATTTTCTGCATTTTCTGACTGAAGAATCATGCGGAAAATGTGTCCCGTGCCGCGAGGGCATCAGACAGATGCTTAAGATTCTCACCAACATCACAGAAGGAAAGGGAAAAGAGAGCGACATAGAGATTTTGGAAAGATTATGCAAAACAACCAGCGCGGCCTCTTTGTGCGCACTGGGGAAGACTGCTCCCAGCCCGGTTTTGAGTACACTGCGTTACTTCAGAGATGAGTATGATGCGCACATAAAGGACAAACGGTGTCCGGCTCTTTCATGCAAGGAACTGATCGCTTACTATATTGACCCGGCGAAGTGCAATGCCTGTATGACATGCTTGAAGAAGTGTCCTGCAGATGCGATTTCAGGCGGCAAAAATTTGATACATATAATTAATCAGGATAAATGCACAAAGTGCGGAACGTGTTTTGAGGTCTGTCCTCCAAAATTCCGCGCAGTCACGAAAATTTCAGGAGTTCCGGTTCCGCCCCCTATTCCTGAAGAAGCAAGAACAATAGTTAGAGGGGGTAAGAAAGATGAGTGAAATAAGTTTACAGATTGATGGAATAGATATTAAGGCAAAGGATGGGATGACCATTCTTGAGGCAGCAAAAAGCGCCGGGATAAAAATTCCGACACTTTGTCACTATGAAAAATTGGAACCTTACGGGGCATGCCGAATTTGCACAGTAGAAATAGAATCTCAGGGCAGGAAAAATCTGGTTGCATCCTGCCTTTACCCGGTAGAAAAAAATCTGATAGTAAAAACAAGAACAGAGACTGTAGATGAAATTCGCAAAATGATCTTGGAACTGCTGTTGGCTCATGCCCCAGGCGCTCCGGAATTGCAGAATTTAGCGGAAGAATATGGAGCAAACGCAAACCTTTTTGAAAAAGAGCCTTCATTCTGCATTCTTTGCGGTCTATGCGTAAGATACTGTACTGAAGTTAAGAAGAAGAACGCCCTTGCATTCGCTGATCAGGGACCAAAACGGGAGATAAACTTCATCACAGAGATAGCATCCAAAGAATGCTGGAAATGCAAAGAATGTTTTCCGCTCTGCCCCACATCGTATTTACAGGCAGCATTCTTTTTAACCGAAGGGCTCGCATTCCCTGAACATTCACATTCTGCCACAGAGGAGGGATAGACAAGCCTCTTCGGGGACGAGTTTAAACAGAGGGACTGAATCTTCTCTACGGAGAAGGAAGAAATGCTAAACAAGGAGGTACGGTATTATGGCGACAGAAATAATTAAATCAGACTGTATCATGTGTATCAACAGTTGTGGAATAAATGCCTATGTGGAAGACGGCAAACTGGTCAAGGTCGAGGGCATGAAGGAGCATCCTATCAGCCTCGGCGAGCTGTGCCCTCGTGGCGCCGCACTGCCTGAGTGGGTGAATTCAAAGGATAGGCTTACCTATCCCATGAAGAAGAAGACTGACGGCGGGTGGGAACGTGTTTCCTGGGATTGGGCCATAGACACAATAGCACAGAAGTTTCAGGAGATAAAGGACAAGTACGGCGCCAAGGCGCTCGCTGTCTACACAGGTTCCCTTGGAACAGAGAATATCGAACTCGCAGCTTATGCACAGAGATTCCGTGGAGTCTACGGAACACCCAACCTGTTATCAGTTGAGGGCAATTGCTTCCGATCACGCATCATGGCCCGTCAGATGACCTTTGGGGGATATCCCATCGAAGAACCCTGGAACGCTAAGTGCATCATCGTCTTCGGCCAAAACATGGACAATTCCAGAGTAACTGTGGGCCGGAAGATCTACAAAGCCATGGACGCCGGGACCCTCAAGCACGTCATAATCGTTGATCCGAAAAAGATCCCCATGGCAGAGAGAGGAATTCATATCCAGATCAGGCCCGGCACAGACACGGCGCTCTGCCTCGGTATGCTGAACGTGATCATAGGGGAAGAACTTTATGACAAAGAGTTTGTCGGGAAATTCTGCATTGGTTTTGACAAACTGGCTGAGCATGTAAAACAGTACACGCCTGAAAAGATGTCCGAGATCACCTGGGTGCCAGCTGACGACATCAGGAGAATAGCACGTCTCTTTGCCATGGTCAAACCTGCTTCCTTAGTACCCGGTACATGTTCGATAGACCAGCATATAAATGGTTTCCAGGGCAACCGGGTTCAGGCCATCATACAGGCCATAACAGGCAATATTGATGTCCCGGGCGGGTGGGTAAATATCCCCTTTATTCGTCTTGGTGACATGAGGGTAACCGAAATCAGCGATCCGATCGGCACTGAAGAACATCCGCTTTTCCGCCGCTTCTGGGGAAGGACATCTCCATACGGCCAGCAGATGCTCTTTGCAGATGCAGTGTTGAAAGGCAAACCATATCCCATCAAGGCCATGATCTGCACCGGCGGAAACCCGGCTGTAACGCTGCCCGATTCCGAGCGCATCCGGGAGGCGATCAAGGCCCTCGAATTTGTGGTGGTATCAGAGTTGTTTATGACGGAAACTGCTAAACTGGCAGATATAGTCCTGCCCGCCTGTTCATTCCTTGAGAAGAGCGGCGTTGGTTATGTCTACGGCGTCACAAACTGTATCCCCTACGCAATGGTGCGCAAGAAGGTAATAAATCCGATCGGCGAATGCTGGCCGGATTGGAAGATCTGGACCGAGATAGCCAGGAGAATGGGCTACGGAGAGTTCTTCCCCTGGAATACTGAGGAGGAGATCATCGACTTCTTCCTGAAACCGAGCGGACTGACCAGAGAGCAACTGACCAAGGATCATCCGGAAGGTGCGTATTACACGGAAATGAAGTATGTGCAGCAGAAGCGGTACAATACGCCGTCAGGTAAGATTGAGCTGTTCTCCCAGACATTGGAGGAAAACGGCTACGACCCGCTGCCTCGCCCTGTTGAGCCGAGCAAGAGCCCGGTAAGCTCACCGGAGATGTTCAAGAAGTACCCGGTTATCCTGACAACAGGGGCAAGGATTCCGGAGTATACGCATACCCAGCTTAGGGGAATACCTTACGTCCATAAGACTGCGCCTGAGCCTCTGGCCGAGATTCATCCCGAGACGGCAGCTCAGTACGGCATCGCCGACGGCGATATGATGAACATAGAGACACCGAAGGGTAAGATTCAGATGAAGGCAAGTACCACCAATAAACTGGTTCGTGGTGTACTGAGCGTCCCGCACGGTTGGGATAAAGCAAATGCAAATTTCCTGACCGAACTTGAGCCGCGCGACCCTGTAACAGGTTACACAGAGATGAAGGCCCTTCTGTGCAGAATATCTAAGGCGTCTCCGGCAGGGGTTGAGGGTGCAGCAGGATCCTATGAGTGTTTTCCTGCTGACTTGTGCAATACCTGACCAGATCACTTATAAAAACAGCAATTAAGTATCACTTGCAAAAAAACCGCCGTCCCGATGGACGGCGGTTTTTTATGAAATAGGGTTTCCCTAATTAGTAAACCGGATACCTCTCTAACTTGTTCGTGGGCATCCTGTACCTCCCCTTGGAGACTTTATTTTCAGCCCACGCTTTCTTGTTATTGTTTATATATGAGCTTCAAGCTAAAACGAGTATACCACGATGCTTTACACAAGAGTTTCCAGAGACTCTTTCAGCATCTTCTCCAGCTTTGCCTCCTCTGTCTCATCGGCATACTTGGGCCTCGCGACATCGGGAAAGAGCCGGAATATGCCATTCATGATCACCTCTGCATGGGGTGGGCAACCAACCAGTGATGCGCCTTTTTCAGCATGATGGAGTTGGCATATTCCCATGAATATATTAGTTTCTCCGGGATTCGCATCGGCTCCGTCATGGGGACCGAGAAAAATATTGACCTTCGGTTCGAAGGGACGATTGATCAATAATCTGCTGGGGTCAGCCGGATCGGGCCTTCGCAATTTTTCGAGAACGAA
Coding sequences:
- a CDS encoding molybdopterin-dependent oxidoreductase; protein product: MATEIIKSDCIMCINSCGINAYVEDGKLVKVEGMKEHPISLGELCPRGAALPEWVNSKDRLTYPMKKKTDGGWERVSWDWAIDTIAQKFQEIKDKYGAKALAVYTGSLGTENIELAAYAQRFRGVYGTPNLLSVEGNCFRSRIMARQMTFGGYPIEEPWNAKCIIVFGQNMDNSRVTVGRKIYKAMDAGTLKHVIIVDPKKIPMAERGIHIQIRPGTDTALCLGMLNVIIGEELYDKEFVGKFCIGFDKLAEHVKQYTPEKMSEITWVPADDIRRIARLFAMVKPASLVPGTCSIDQHINGFQGNRVQAIIQAITGNIDVPGGWVNIPFIRLGDMRVTEISDPIGTEEHPLFRRFWGRTSPYGQQMLFADAVLKGKPYPIKAMICTGGNPAVTLPDSERIREAIKALEFVVVSELFMTETAKLADIVLPACSFLEKSGVGYVYGVTNCIPYAMVRKKVINPIGECWPDWKIWTEIARRMGYGEFFPWNTEEEIIDFFLKPSGLTREQLTKDHPEGAYYTEMKYVQQKRYNTPSGKIELFSQTLEENGYDPLPRPVEPSKSPVSSPEMFKKYPVILTTGARIPEYTHTQLRGIPYVHKTAPEPLAEIHPETAAQYGIADGDMMNIETPKGKIQMKASTTNKLVRGVLSVPHGWDKANANFLTELEPRDPVTGYTEMKALLCRISKASPAGVEGAAGSYECFPADLCNT